The Nitrospirota bacterium genome includes a region encoding these proteins:
- a CDS encoding putative DNA binding domain-containing protein: MTTIKEFDTWLKRPEDMTLEFKTARNSFSRERDLPDYCAALANEGGGRLILGVNDNREVVGTKAFEGTYNKLSNELLSNIRIRIDVEELIHPKGRVLIFHVPPRPSGQAIRSTGNYHYPMRAGESLVEMDQMTLKRILNESDPDMSSRIVEGLTLKDMDESAMENFKKRWAEKANRKDYLSFSNDKTLRAVGLFTDKGISYAALILFGKKEKIDEFLPCSEIIYEWRQDVKKTAHDFRKNWREPFFKICDEIWETINARNIRTPFQEGLFQREIFAFSEKPVREAVLNAVAHRDYTISSQSIFINASPEVFVIESPGGFPPGITIDNILYRRYWRNRCIAETLEKAGLVERSGQGMDDIFEHTIKEGKGLPDLTKSDAFSVCLRIPAQVKDKSFILFLEKIINSRQILLTFDEIYELEKIREKQPVSEVENRKKFLDMGIIEQVGKTRGAKYILSHTYYAHEGKVGIHTKLTGLLREKNKELIIKHLGKNKGYLHDLQLAFQELKPQDISNLLQELKRERKIRFVGPRRTGYWTLAN; encoded by the coding sequence ATGACTACGATTAAAGAATTTGATACATGGCTGAAACGGCCTGAAGATATGACTCTGGAATTTAAAACCGCCAGAAACAGCTTTAGCAGGGAGAGGGATCTTCCGGATTATTGTGCTGCATTGGCCAATGAGGGCGGAGGGAGGCTGATTCTTGGAGTGAATGACAATCGGGAAGTTGTAGGAACAAAGGCGTTTGAAGGAACCTACAATAAACTTTCCAATGAGCTGCTCTCTAATATCAGAATCAGGATTGATGTGGAGGAGTTAATTCACCCGAAGGGACGCGTATTGATTTTTCATGTACCGCCTCGCCCATCCGGTCAGGCAATCCGTTCAACAGGGAATTACCATTACCCTATGCGGGCAGGTGAGTCACTGGTTGAAATGGACCAGATGACATTAAAAAGGATTCTCAATGAATCTGACCCTGATATGTCCAGCCGGATTGTTGAAGGATTGACTTTGAAAGACATGGATGAATCAGCCATGGAGAACTTTAAAAAACGATGGGCTGAAAAGGCTAATCGTAAGGATTATCTCTCTTTTTCAAATGATAAGACCTTACGTGCTGTTGGTTTGTTTACAGATAAGGGCATTAGCTATGCGGCACTAATACTGTTTGGCAAGAAGGAAAAGATTGATGAGTTTTTGCCGTGCAGTGAGATTATCTATGAATGGCGGCAGGATGTAAAAAAGACTGCCCACGATTTTCGTAAGAATTGGCGTGAGCCCTTTTTCAAGATTTGTGATGAAATATGGGAGACCATCAACGCAAGGAACATCCGGACTCCCTTTCAGGAGGGACTCTTTCAGCGGGAGATTTTTGCCTTCAGCGAAAAACCTGTTCGTGAGGCCGTCCTCAATGCTGTAGCTCACAGAGACTATACCATCAGTAGCCAGTCTATTTTTATAAATGCCTCACCGGAAGTGTTTGTCATTGAGAGTCCTGGCGGGTTTCCACCTGGCATCACAATTGATAATATACTTTACAGGAGATATTGGCGAAACCGTTGTATTGCGGAGACACTTGAGAAAGCCGGGTTGGTTGAACGCTCCGGACAGGGAATGGATGATATATTTGAACACACAATTAAGGAAGGAAAAGGGCTGCCTGACCTGACAAAAAGTGATGCATTTTCTGTTTGCCTACGGATCCCTGCACAGGTTAAGGACAAGAGTTTTATTTTATTTTTAGAGAAAATTATTAATTCAAGACAGATTCTCTTAACGTTTGATGAGATTTATGAATTGGAAAAGATACGGGAAAAACAGCCTGTATCAGAGGTAGAGAATAGGAAAAAATTTTTGGACATGGGTATAATCGAACAGGTAGGGAAAACAAGGGGAGCTAAATACATCCTTTCCCATACTTATTATGCCCACGAAGGGAAGGTGGGTATTCATACCAAGTTGACCGGACTATTACGGGAAAAGAATAAAGAACTTATTATAAAACATTTAGGGAAAAATAAAGGGTATCTTCACGATTTACAGCTTGCCTTTCAGGAATTGAAGCCTCAGGATATATCAAATCTACTGCAGGAGCTTAAGCGTGAAAGAAAGATAAGGTTTGTAGGACCGCGAAGAACAGGATATTGGACACTTGCTAATTAA
- a CDS encoding site-specific DNA-methyltransferase: protein MARLTEQEKQEIMRYLEADKPLPDYYRFLLFEEKREVELVWNGKTNEVCNIVLPFQTIEQVDEPRSEKELRLQPDLFDVSSGRQLKGWTNKLIWGDNKLILSSLKNGPLGEEIEKQGGIKLIYIDPPFDVGADFSMDIEIGGDTFTKKPNMLEELAYRDTWGKGADSFIAMIYERLVLMRDLLFEDGSIFVHCDYRVTAYIRLILDEIFGKSNHRNEITWRRANAHNDPGRCGIITDTIHYYVKAEAPIWNPVHVPYSQEYLDSHWKKKDENGKLFRLIPLDAPKHGDGGNLIYEWKGKWPAKSRTWAYVKAKMEEFERAGKIAYTKTGTPCLKRYVDETLGLPIQNLWDDIPPVNPMAIERLGYGTQKPEALLERIIQASSNEGDLVADFFCGSGTTAAVAEKLGRKWIVTDLGKFAIHTTRKRMIGVQRELKKEGMSYRAFEILNLGKYERQHYIGVNPNLREEEKRKQLEEKERDFLDLILRAYRAEKIEGFRTFHGKKAGRLVAVGPVNLPVTRLFVEEVILECRQKHITKVDILAFEFEMGLFPNVLDEARAKGIDIAPKYIPAEVFDKRAVEKNQVVFHNVSFIEVKPHFTPLSSPLAKGGMRGVAVELTDFSVFYSQDSIAAAEAALKDKGNKIVVEEGQIVKVSKDKDGIISREVLTQHWTDWVDYWAVDFNFESKREIISVPINPSQPPFVKGGSEGGFEEVWTGDYVFENEWQSFRTRKDRSLELRSIFHECIPGRRKIAVKVVDIFGNDTMKIIEVNV from the coding sequence ATGGCTCGACTGACGGAACAGGAAAAGCAGGAGATTATGCGTTATCTGGAGGCAGATAAGCCGCTGCCGGACTATTATCGCTTTCTGCTGTTTGAGGAGAAGCGGGAAGTTGAGCTGGTCTGGAACGGTAAGACCAACGAGGTCTGTAATATCGTTCTGCCATTTCAGACCATCGAGCAGGTGGATGAACCGCGCTCGGAAAAGGAACTGAGACTCCAGCCGGATCTGTTTGATGTTTCTTCGGGGCGTCAGCTCAAAGGCTGGACCAATAAACTCATCTGGGGCGATAACAAGTTGATCCTTTCAAGCCTCAAGAACGGGCCGCTGGGGGAGGAGATTGAAAAGCAGGGCGGCATCAAGCTGATTTACATTGACCCGCCATTTGACGTGGGTGCGGATTTCTCTATGGACATAGAGATTGGCGGCGACACCTTCACCAAGAAACCGAACATGCTGGAGGAACTGGCCTACAGGGATACATGGGGCAAGGGTGCGGACTCCTTTATCGCCATGATCTACGAGCGGCTGGTGCTGATGCGGGATTTACTCTTCGAGGATGGCTCTATCTTTGTGCATTGCGACTACAGAGTCACTGCATATATAAGATTGATTTTGGATGAAATTTTCGGAAAGAGTAATCATAGAAATGAAATTACTTGGAGGCGTGCCAACGCACATAATGATCCCGGTCGGTGCGGCATAATAACTGATACTATTCATTACTATGTGAAAGCTGAAGCACCAATATGGAATCCAGTTCACGTTCCTTATTCTCAAGAATATTTAGACTCTCATTGGAAAAAGAAGGATGAAAACGGTAAGCTTTTCCGACTAATTCCACTGGATGCACCTAAACATGGAGATGGCGGAAATCTTATTTATGAGTGGAAGGGGAAATGGCCGGCGAAATCAAGAACGTGGGCCTATGTTAAGGCAAAAATGGAGGAGTTTGAACGTGCGGGGAAAATTGCCTATACCAAAACTGGAACACCATGTTTGAAAAGATATGTTGATGAAACTCTTGGGCTTCCAATTCAAAACCTGTGGGATGATATTCCTCCTGTTAACCCGATGGCTATTGAACGGCTGGGCTACGGCACACAAAAGCCCGAAGCCCTGCTCGAACGTATCATCCAAGCCTCTTCCAACGAAGGCGACCTTGTCGCTGATTTCTTCTGCGGCTCCGGTACCACTGCTGCCGTAGCGGAAAAATTGGGGCGTAAGTGGATCGTTACCGACTTAGGCAAGTTTGCCATCCACACCACACGCAAGCGCATGATCGGTGTGCAGCGGGAACTCAAGAAAGAGGGTATGTCTTACCGCGCCTTTGAAATCCTGAACCTCGGCAAGTATGAACGTCAGCACTACATCGGCGTCAACCCGAACCTGCGGGAAGAGGAAAAGCGAAAACAACTTGAGGAAAAGGAGAGGGACTTCCTTGACCTGATCCTGCGAGCTTATCGGGCTGAGAAGATTGAGGGCTTTCGCACCTTCCACGGCAAGAAGGCAGGGCGGCTGGTGGCAGTGGGTCCAGTCAATCTGCCGGTGACGCGCCTGTTTGTGGAAGAGGTCATCTTAGAGTGCCGGCAGAAGCACATCACGAAGGTGGACATCCTTGCCTTTGAGTTCGAGATGGGGTTGTTTCCCAACGTACTGGATGAGGCCAGGGCCAAGGGCATTGATATAGCGCCCAAATACATTCCCGCAGAAGTGTTCGACAAACGGGCGGTTGAAAAGAATCAGGTTGTATTCCATAATGTGTCTTTTATAGAGGTTAAGCCGCATTTCACCCCCCTTTCGTCCCCCCTTGCAAAGGGGGGAATGAGGGGGGTGGCTGTCGAATTAACCGATTTCTCGGTCTTCTATTCTCAGGATTCTATCGCTGCCGCTGAAGCTGCCCTGAAAGACAAGGGGAACAAGATCGTCGTTGAAGAAGGCCAGATCGTGAAGGTCAGCAAGGATAAGGACGGCATCATCAGCCGTGAGGTACTCACTCAGCACTGGACAGATTGGGTGGATTACTGGGCAGTGGATTTCAATTTTGAGAGCAAGCGGGAGATCATTAGCGTCCCGATAAATCCCTCCCAACCCCCCTTTGTCAAAGGGGGGAGTGAGGGAGGATTTGAAGAGGTCTGGACCGGGGATTATGTATTTGAGAACGAGTGGCAGTCCTTCCGCACAAGAAAAGACCGCTCACTGGAATTGCGAAGTATTTTCCATGAATGCATACCTGGGCGGCGCAAAATTGCAGTGAAGGTGGTGGACATTTTTGGGAATGATACCATGAAGATTATTGAAGTGAATGTATAA